From the genome of Rhineura floridana isolate rRhiFlo1 chromosome 7, rRhiFlo1.hap2, whole genome shotgun sequence, one region includes:
- the LOC133389632 gene encoding leucine-rich repeat-containing protein 15-like, whose translation MEPRGCAAQLLISFSVLLGLAGAQCPEGCSCSRAAQVECSGPKIAEMPGPLPSDAMSLQVVNTRITELGEAAFGNASTLIALRMEKNGLSRLSPGAFKHLVALRYLSLASNRIQELPLEVFQPLGKLESLLLSGNALRRIHPAHFAQLGGLKELQLNGNDLQALPPGAFDPLPSLLKLNLAKNRLALLPPRLFAQLRRLQVLRLYENQLAEVPPRAFGALAELQELGLHQNRIRRLAPGLFSASRRLQKLFLSNNRLETLPGGVFLGLPELARLSLFGNALRELRPGTFGPMPRLAELWLYDNQLAALPGHVFANLTELRLLVLSRNRLRALAPEAFAGLGQLLELSLHSNELSALDADAFRGLAKLQNVSLQNNRLRALPGRLFQSTPGLVTLQLQNNSLEALPAGIFNRLPHLHEVQLHDNPWRCDAGLLALKRWLQENRRRLSSSRPACASPPLLQGQPIAELEDARFGPEVADVTDWRVPASGPTENPSRDQSPETALPPHSPTPPDNDVGRAETETEAPPGAATEPPLPRMAPTEGGIWGLTRTQTGVVVTCMVVGGALLLGALVAAALCGYRRKTHLDLSA comes from the coding sequence ATGGAGCCGAGAGGATGCGCCGCCCAGCTGCTCATCAGCTTCTCGGTCCTCCTCGGCCTGGCCGGGGCCCAGTGCCCGGAAGGCTGCTCTTGCTCCAGGGCTGCCCAGGTGGAGTGCTCCGGCCCCAAGATCGCGGAGATGCCCGGCCCCTTGCCCAGCGACGCCATGAGCCTGCAGGTCGTCAACACCCGCATCACTGAGCTGGGGGAAGCTGCCTTTGGGAACGCCTCCACGCTCATTGCGCTGCGGATGGAGAAGAACGGCCTGTCCCGCCTCAGCCCCGGCGCCTTCAAGCACCTGGTCGCTCTCCGCTACCTGAGCCTGGCCAGCAACAGGATCCAGGAGCTGCCGCTGGAGGTCTTCCAGCCCCTGGGCAAGCTGGAGTCCCTGCTGCTCTCGGGCAACGCGCTGCGCCGCATCCACCCGGCCCACTTCGCCCAGCTAGGCGGCCTGAAGGAGCTGCAGCTGAACGGGAACGACCTGCAGGCCCTCCCGCCGGGCGCCTTCGACCCGCTGCCCTCCCTGCTCAAGCTCAACCTAGCCAAGAACCGCCTTGCCCTCCTCCCGCCGAGGCTCTTTGCGCAGCTGCGGCGCCTCCAGGTGCTGCGCCTGTACGAGAACCAGCTGGCGGAGGTGCCCCCGCGAGCCTTCGGCGCCCTGGCGGAGCTGCAGGAGCTGGGCCTGCACCAGAACCGGATCCGCCGGCTCGCCCCCGGCCTCTTCTCCGCCAGCCGTCGGCTGCAGAAGCTGTTCCTCTCCAACAACCGCCTGGAGACCCTCCCGGGAGGCGTCTTCCTCGGCCTGCCGGAGCTCGCCCGCCTGTCCCTCTTCGGCAACGCCCTCCGGGAGCTGCGGCCGGGAACCTTTGGCCCCATGCCGAGGCTGGCGGAGCTGTGGCTGTACGACAACCAGCTGGCCGCCCTGCCCGGCCACGTCTTCGCCAACCTGACAGAGCTGCGGCTCCTCGTCCTGAGCAGGAACCGGCTCCGCGCCCTCGCCCCTGAGGCCTTCGCCGGGCTGGGCCAGCTCCTGGAGCTCTCCCTGCACTCCAACGAGCTCTCGGCGCTGGACGCAGACGCCTTCCGTGGCCTGGCCAAGCTGCAGAACGTCTCGCTGCAGAACAACCGGCTCCGCGCCCTGCCGGGACGCCTCTTCCAAAGCACGCCGGGCCTGGTGACCCTGCAGCTGCAGAACAACTCCCTGGAGGCCCTGCCGGCGGGGATCTTCAACCGCTTGCCCCACCTGCACGAGGTGCAGCTGCACGACAACCCCTGGCGCTGCGACGCCGGCCTCCTGGCCCTCAAGCGGTGGCTGCAGGAGAACCGGCGCCGGCTGAGCAGCAGCCGCCCGGCCTGCGCCTCGCCTCCGCTGCTGCAGGGGCAGCCCATCGCGGAGCTGGAAGACGCGCGCTTCGGCCCTGAGGTCGCCGACGTCACGGACTGGCGGGTGCCCGCCTCCGGCCCCACGGAGAACCCTTCCCGGGATCAGAGTCCGGAGACAGCCCTGCCCCCCCACTCCCCGACCCCTCCGGACAATGACGTCGGCAGGGCAGAGACCGAGACGGAGGCCCCCCCGGGGGCGGCCACGGAGCCTCCCCTGCCCCGAATGGCCCCAACAGAGGGAGGCATCTGGGGCTTGACGCGCACCCAGACAGGGGTGGTGGTCACTTGCATGGTGGTTGGCGGTGCTTTGCTCCTTGGGGCGCTGGTTGCGGCAGCCCTCTGTGGGTACCGGAGGAAGACCCACCTGGACCTGAGCGCCTAG